ACCACCCGGCCTACATCAGCTGGGAGGAATACGAAGCCAACCAGAAGAGGCTCGCTACCAACCATCCCAGCTACCAGCAGCCGGACCAACGCGGTGCTGCCCGCGAAGGGAGCGCTCTGTTGCAGGGGCTGGTGCTCTGTGGCCGGTGCGGTCACCGGATGCAGACGGCCTACCGGGAGTCCGGGCATCCGTACTACGAGTGCCGCCGCATCACCGACAAGGGCATGTGCTGGACGGTGTCGGCCGCAGGCATTGACGAGGCAGTCGCCCGACTCTTTCTGGAGACAGTCCAGCCTCCGGAGATTGAGCTGGGCCTGGCCATCACCCGGGAGGTGGAACGGCAGGCCCAGGAGGTAGGGCGTCAGTGGAAGCTGCGGCTGGAGCGGGCGCACTACGAGGCGCAACTGGCCGAGCGCCGTTACAAGGCGGTGGACCCGGACAACCGCGTGGTGGCCCGCACGCTGGAGCGTGAGTGGAACGAGAAGCTGGGCGAGTTGGAGGTGCTCGAGCGCGAGCACCAGCAGGTACTGCGGCGCGAGAAGGTGGAACTCACGAGCCAGGACAGAGCACGCCTGCTCGAACTGGCCAAGGACTTGTCGTACGTCTGGCACGCACGGAGCACGACGAATGCCGAGCGCAAGAACCTGCTGCGGATTCTGGTGCGAGAGGTGGCGCTCAGCCCTGTGGAAGTCCCGGAGCGCGGGATTCACATCCAGGTGCTATGGCAGACCGGTGCGTGCAGCGACCTGACCATTGCACGCCGCCCTTCCTACACGAGGGCTACCTCGCCCGAGACCATCAAGCTCATTGGCACACTGGTGGAGCAGAAGAGGACCGATAGGGAGATAGCGGCTGAGCTGAACCGAAGGGGGCTGCTCTCCGGAGTCAAGCGCGCCTGGGACAAGCAAGCGGTGCGCTGGGTGCGCAGGCGCTACGGCATCCACCGCCAGCCGGTGGGACGACGGCGAGGACGGCCTCGACAGCCGGAGCGCCGGGCTGACGGCCTGTACTCAACGCACGGTGTCGCCGCACTGCTGGATGTTACTGAGACAATGGTGCGCACCTGGGTCGAGAAGGGCTGGCTGCGATGTGTCGAGGGCGGCGGTCCGGGCACT
Above is a window of Cystobacter fuscus DNA encoding:
- a CDS encoding recombinase family protein; translation: MNDKVRATHLERRAVVYLRQSTLSQVHEHRESTARQYALRQRALELGWPPERIEIIDEDMGQSGTSADWRAGFQRMAEEVAHGRVGAIFSLEVSRLARSSADWHRLLDLCGLADVVLVDEQAVYTPRDYNDRLLLGLKGTMSEAELYWMRLRLQGGKLSKARRGALHITPPVGYEWEETTSRFRFDPDEGVQRAVRLVFERFRLEGSAYAVLRYFMKNGLKLPVREPGTHQLHPEPPRYTLLLSMLHNPTYAGAYVFGRNERHMALVDGQLRRQRRTRLPREAWKVCLKNHHPAYISWEEYEANQKRLATNHPSYQQPDQRGAAREGSALLQGLVLCGRCGHRMQTAYRESGHPYYECRRITDKGMCWTVSAAGIDEAVARLFLETVQPPEIELGLAITREVERQAQEVGRQWKLRLERAHYEAQLAERRYKAVDPDNRVVARTLEREWNEKLGELEVLEREHQQVLRREKVELTSQDRARLLELAKDLSYVWHARSTTNAERKNLLRILVREVALSPVEVPERGIHIQVLWQTGACSDLTIARRPSYTRATSPETIKLIGTLVEQKRTDREIAAELNRRGLLSGVKRAWDKQAVRWVRRRYGIHRQPVGRRRGRPRQPERRADGLYSTHGVAALLDVTETMVRTWVEKGWLRCVEGGGPGTPRWYKLDRSTLKRLRAAKAQGNGSSGRGAAQISVEEGGAL